From a region of the Leptospira kmetyi serovar Malaysia str. Bejo-Iso9 genome:
- a CDS encoding SpoIIE family protein phosphatase: MIDIKFGQRKVVSFRGSHKVVGGLTEKNKIDILLYISKEFSSVDKHEELYESVINICKDIFECDNTTLRIWKDGFLVPVRYLLETTPPRRSVTQDEGYSGHTFKTKSSLLVQNLAYHPEYIDEGESTLSVMCVPILYKDEVLGTIAVESEHSFFYIEDDVEILEALAAQLALALTSVRLIEGLVEANQREAAILKQLEFDMKMGRNVQSQIINTNISPWNGIHFGTYYEPMTEVSGDYFDVVRHGNAITVIIADVSGHGIPAALVTMSIHYQFRRCTSLGLGLTETLTELGESIRPQLPDGTYFTAFILRIYGDYSYSYVNGAHQKLIHFRNDTGVIDELDSNGVPMGIFEVSRSNFEEKHGRINPGDILILTSDGIVEQKNPERQELGNTRFLDWVRQEKRTLEEQRDRIYVADLVDSLISRFKRYKGDARNGDDISIMALQCNPLLNKAKSMMNVAKTAAREKNDSLAYDKALDVYSLDDSIKDSLLLLGRMYYRDRNFPKAIQFLDKFVKTSGEDSAYIHYLIGRAYYETDNINEAKRSLKRSLAIDHTYSKASLRLARCYLKENQSPKAIKVLQQGIKSAPTNEYLKISLKKLEDLMRKKEDSSPDGEEEAKLAV; this comes from the coding sequence ATGATAGATATAAAATTTGGTCAACGTAAGGTAGTCAGTTTTCGTGGGAGTCATAAGGTCGTCGGCGGCCTAACGGAGAAGAATAAAATCGATATTCTTCTCTATATCAGTAAGGAATTCTCTTCGGTCGACAAACACGAAGAACTTTATGAATCCGTAATTAACATTTGTAAGGACATCTTCGAGTGCGATAATACGACGCTTAGAATTTGGAAGGACGGTTTTCTCGTTCCGGTTCGTTATCTTTTGGAAACGACTCCGCCGAGAAGAAGCGTCACACAAGACGAAGGTTATTCCGGTCACACGTTTAAAACGAAGTCCTCTCTTCTCGTTCAAAATCTCGCGTATCATCCGGAATACATTGACGAGGGAGAATCCACCCTTTCCGTAATGTGCGTTCCCATCCTTTACAAGGACGAGGTTCTCGGTACGATCGCGGTCGAATCCGAACACAGCTTTTTTTACATCGAAGACGATGTCGAAATTCTCGAGGCGCTCGCGGCGCAACTCGCCCTCGCTTTGACTTCCGTTCGTTTGATCGAAGGTCTTGTGGAAGCGAATCAACGGGAAGCCGCGATTCTCAAACAACTCGAGTTCGATATGAAGATGGGTCGTAACGTTCAAAGTCAGATCATCAACACGAACATTTCTCCTTGGAACGGAATTCATTTCGGAACCTACTACGAACCGATGACCGAGGTTTCGGGGGATTACTTCGACGTTGTGCGTCACGGCAATGCGATCACGGTCATCATCGCGGACGTTTCGGGTCACGGGATTCCCGCGGCTCTGGTTACGATGTCGATCCACTACCAATTCAGAAGATGTACTTCTCTCGGTCTGGGTCTTACCGAAACGTTAACCGAACTCGGAGAATCGATTCGTCCTCAACTTCCGGACGGAACGTATTTCACCGCGTTTATCCTGAGAATTTACGGAGACTATTCGTATTCTTACGTGAACGGTGCGCATCAAAAGCTGATTCATTTTAGAAACGATACCGGCGTGATCGACGAACTCGATTCCAACGGAGTTCCTATGGGAATTTTCGAAGTCAGCAGAAGCAACTTCGAGGAAAAACACGGACGTATCAATCCCGGAGATATTCTCATTCTTACCTCGGACGGAATCGTGGAACAAAAAAATCCGGAACGTCAGGAGCTCGGCAACACTCGCTTTTTGGATTGGGTGCGTCAGGAAAAAAGAACGCTCGAAGAACAAAGGGATCGTATCTACGTCGCGGATCTTGTGGATTCTTTGATCTCGCGTTTCAAACGTTACAAAGGCGACGCGAGAAACGGGGACGACATTTCGATCATGGCTCTTCAGTGTAATCCGCTTTTGAACAAGGCCAAGTCGATGATGAACGTCGCAAAAACCGCCGCGCGCGAAAAGAACGATTCTCTCGCGTATGATAAGGCCTTGGACGTTTATTCTTTGGACGATTCGATCAAGGACAGTCTTCTTCTTTTGGGAAGAATGTACTACAGGGACCGCAACTTTCCGAAGGCGATTCAGTTCCTCGATAAGTTCGTAAAAACATCGGGAGAAGATTCGGCTTACATCCATTATCTGATCGGACGCGCCTACTACGAAACGGATAATATCAACGAAGCGAAACGTTCCCTCAAACGTTCTCTTGCGATCGATCACACGTATTCGAAGGCGAGTCTTCGTCTTGCAAGATGTTATCTCAAGGAAAACCAAAGTCCGAAGGCGATCAAGGTTCTTCAGCAGGGAATCAAAAGCGCGCCTACGAACGAATATCTAAAGATCTCTCTCAAGAAACTGGAAGATCTCATGCGTAAGAAAGAAGATTCTTCTCCCGATGGAGAGGAAGAAGCGAAATTAGCCGTTTAA
- a CDS encoding LIC11874 family lipoprotein, whose amino-acid sequence MSHFWGRVSKFFLLAIVLLFVSNCFDYEETLTINHDFSGTLEVSYVVPTRRNSDESLIKFLPTQKDEILGRLNKGFFSKNVSLKDYTYQKIVTPETDPSLFREKAKVYYKVEFQDLSQIEDAMLGKVQIRKKGNTVYVKREIPTISRGPETLKKDGEKKIYSETLRLLRTSSILFKVNFPIASVCRSNRGDVNLGKLSYRLPLAETIEKTGNNSWDYRITVIY is encoded by the coding sequence ATGAGCCACTTCTGGGGCCGGGTTTCCAAATTCTTTCTTTTAGCGATCGTTCTTCTTTTCGTTTCGAACTGTTTCGATTACGAGGAAACGCTCACGATCAATCACGATTTTTCGGGAACATTAGAAGTTTCTTATGTGGTTCCGACCCGCAGAAATTCGGACGAATCTCTCATTAAATTCTTACCCACTCAAAAAGACGAAATTTTAGGAAGATTGAACAAGGGATTTTTTTCCAAAAACGTTTCCCTCAAAGATTACACGTATCAAAAAATCGTAACGCCCGAAACCGATCCGAGTTTGTTCCGAGAAAAAGCGAAGGTTTATTACAAGGTGGAATTTCAGGATCTTTCCCAGATCGAAGACGCGATGTTGGGTAAGGTGCAGATTCGTAAAAAAGGAAACACGGTTTACGTAAAACGGGAGATCCCGACGATCAGCCGCGGGCCGGAAACGTTGAAGAAGGACGGAGAAAAGAAAATTTATTCCGAAACGCTTCGATTGTTGAGAACGAGTTCCATTCTTTTTAAGGTGAACTTTCCGATTGCTTCCGTTTGCAGATCGAATCGGGGAGACGTGAATCTAGGAAAACTCAGTTATCGTCTTCCGTTAGCCGAAACGATCGAAAAGACCGGGAACAATTCCTGGGATTATAGAATCACCGTCATCTACTGA
- a CDS encoding ammonium transporter, with protein MRWYFILILALLTTGIFAQETPVTESVAPTPDPAITAVSADIATLRSEINWLWTCIAAFMVFFMQAGFAYVEAGFTRAKNVVNILMKNFIDFCLGSIFFWLVGFSIMFGPQLFPGFGIGMPGIAENLIVKDGVPDRWGFAFFIFQMVFAGTAATIVSGAMAERTKFVSYIVFSVLMTALVYPFFGSLAWAGLWGLGKGFLEQQGFIDFAGSTVVHSVGGWAGLAGALILGPRIGKYQDGKLFPILGHNMSMAALGVFILWFGWFGFNPGSTTSVNGGNFAVIAVTTNMAAVSGALASMIVTWIMFKKPDIGLSLNGALAGLVAITAPCANVSISSAVIIGFIAGILVVLSVLFFDRIHIDDPVGAVSVHGVCGAWGTLAAGLFAQENYGGINGLFFGGELSVVLTQLTGIGIAFVWSFGVSSIIFLILKYTLGLRVSEDEEITGLDILEHGNEAYPISK; from the coding sequence ATGCGTTGGTACTTTATATTAATCCTCGCCTTGTTGACCACGGGAATCTTTGCCCAAGAAACGCCCGTAACCGAATCCGTCGCTCCTACACCGGACCCCGCGATCACAGCGGTGAGCGCCGACATCGCAACTTTAAGGTCCGAGATCAATTGGCTCTGGACTTGTATCGCCGCATTTATGGTCTTTTTTATGCAGGCTGGATTCGCTTACGTGGAAGCCGGTTTTACCCGCGCAAAAAACGTGGTGAACATTTTGATGAAGAACTTCATAGACTTTTGTCTGGGTTCTATTTTCTTTTGGCTCGTCGGATTTTCGATCATGTTCGGTCCTCAACTTTTTCCGGGTTTCGGAATCGGTATGCCCGGTATTGCGGAGAATCTGATCGTTAAGGACGGAGTTCCGGATAGATGGGGATTCGCATTCTTTATCTTTCAGATGGTGTTTGCCGGAACGGCCGCGACCATCGTTTCGGGTGCGATGGCGGAAAGAACCAAGTTCGTTTCTTATATCGTCTTTTCGGTTTTGATGACCGCGCTCGTATATCCGTTCTTCGGTAGTCTTGCTTGGGCGGGACTTTGGGGACTCGGCAAGGGATTTTTGGAACAACAAGGTTTTATCGACTTTGCGGGTTCCACCGTGGTCCACTCGGTCGGCGGTTGGGCCGGTCTTGCGGGAGCTTTGATTCTCGGGCCTCGGATCGGCAAGTACCAAGACGGAAAATTATTTCCGATTCTCGGTCACAATATGTCGATGGCCGCGCTCGGAGTTTTTATTCTTTGGTTCGGTTGGTTCGGGTTTAACCCGGGTTCCACGACCTCGGTCAACGGAGGAAACTTCGCCGTGATCGCCGTAACTACGAACATGGCCGCGGTTTCCGGAGCGTTGGCTTCCATGATCGTCACTTGGATCATGTTCAAAAAACCTGATATAGGTCTTTCGTTAAACGGCGCGTTAGCCGGTCTTGTCGCGATCACGGCTCCTTGTGCGAACGTGAGCATCTCTTCTGCGGTCATCATCGGTTTTATCGCGGGAATTCTCGTGGTGCTCAGCGTATTGTTCTTCGATAGAATTCATATCGACGATCCCGTGGGAGCGGTTTCGGTGCACGGAGTTTGCGGCGCTTGGGGAACTCTTGCGGCGGGATTGTTCGCGCAGGAGAATTACGGCGGAATCAACGGTCTCTTTTTCGGAGGAGAATTGAGCGTCGTTCTGACTCAGTTGACCGGAATTGGAATCGCGTTCGTTTGGTCCTTCGGCGTAAGTTCGATCATCTTTCTGATCTTGAAATACACTCTGGGTCTTCGGGTTTCCGAGGATGAAGAAATTACCGGTTTGGATATTCTCGAACACGGAAACGAGGCGTATCCGATTTCTAAGTGA
- a CDS encoding alpha/beta hydrolase, with translation MIAILKNRRSPFYLATTFLILLLFALFASTLAFIFTGVLILILLIHPLLLNWIGKLYGQEDIADEVHFAKTKDGWNLALHRHIPPQPNRQLAPVLVVHGIATNKFVVDLDRRHSLPYYLKLRGYEVYAVSLRGCGRSYHESPTRYEDFTFDDIVKYDVPAMIDKVKKISGSDRVSYVGHSMGAMILYSHFCMSEHKKDTKDIAAFVSLGGPGNLNHIGITLIGLLSRFPRARKMLDLKFGASILAPLAGELYTPIDEILYNPKVTSSKTVKKIMKNAIENISDGVTEQFMHWIETKRMHSLNGFYDYVELQKNISVPALFIAGEKDVIATPEAVRSVYENAGSKKKEFRVISKANGSSDDYGHACLVMGDRAEDDVFQYVESFLKKHGLRSQPGIAAKIKEGILSTFSRFRR, from the coding sequence TAATTCTTCTCATACATCCGCTTCTATTGAACTGGATCGGAAAATTATACGGACAAGAAGACATCGCCGACGAGGTTCATTTCGCGAAGACAAAAGACGGATGGAACCTCGCGCTTCACAGACATATTCCTCCCCAACCCAACCGTCAACTCGCGCCCGTGTTGGTCGTTCACGGAATCGCGACGAATAAGTTCGTGGTCGATCTGGATCGAAGACATTCCCTTCCGTATTATCTCAAACTCAGAGGTTACGAGGTTTACGCGGTTTCTCTGAGAGGATGCGGACGTTCTTATCACGAAAGCCCGACGCGTTACGAGGACTTTACGTTCGACGATATCGTGAAATACGACGTTCCGGCGATGATCGACAAGGTGAAAAAAATTTCCGGTTCCGATCGTGTTTCGTATGTGGGACATTCGATGGGGGCGATGATTCTATATTCTCATTTTTGCATGTCCGAACACAAAAAGGACACCAAGGATATCGCCGCCTTTGTGTCGTTAGGCGGTCCGGGAAATCTGAATCATATCGGAATCACTTTGATCGGTCTTCTTTCCCGCTTTCCGCGCGCGAGAAAAATGTTGGATCTGAAATTCGGAGCTTCCATTCTTGCGCCCTTAGCCGGAGAATTGTATACGCCGATCGACGAAATTCTCTACAACCCGAAAGTGACTTCCTCCAAAACCGTGAAGAAGATCATGAAGAACGCGATCGAAAACATCAGCGACGGAGTCACCGAGCAGTTTATGCACTGGATCGAAACCAAACGGATGCATTCCCTCAACGGCTTTTACGATTACGTGGAACTTCAAAAAAATATTTCCGTTCCCGCTTTGTTTATCGCGGGGGAAAAGGACGTGATCGCGACTCCCGAGGCGGTTCGTTCCGTTTATGAAAACGCGGGTTCCAAGAAAAAAGAATTCAGAGTGATCTCCAAGGCGAACGGTTCTTCGGACGATTACGGTCACGCTTGTCTCGTGATGGGCGACCGCGCCGAAGACGACGTCTTTCAATACGTGGAATCCTTTTTGAAAAAACACGGACTTCGTTCCCAACCCGGAATCGCGGCCAAGATCAAGGAAGGGATTCTTTCTACGTTTTCCAGATTTCGTCGCTAA